A single window of Hyla sarda isolate aHylSar1 chromosome 2, aHylSar1.hap1, whole genome shotgun sequence DNA harbors:
- the NACA gene encoding nascent polypeptide-associated complex subunit alpha isoform X3, which translates to MPGEATETVPVAEQELHQPQAETVPKVETPPTVGAAGAIESKSPAPENKTTPESPAAPVVESIAPVPKTEFPAPVAPVEPAAAAATKAPVPKTALPAPVAPVEPAAADDSKAPVPKTGPPTPVAPVEPASTEDPETQAPPAELPALPASDAKAPASKTKLPPPETPKAATKESKPEAQKKKSKSAGPKVPVADSKASAPKLETFPTVVPAEPIAESKAPAPEDKTTSETPAAPVVQSKTPAAPVVESKTPASKTHLPQTDAPPVPVATGKESAQTELPAPVAPVEPSADAKAPETQAPPAELPALPASDAKAPVSKTKLPPPETPKAATKESKTEAQKKKSKSAGPKVPVADSKASAPKLETVPTVVPAEPIAESKAPAPEDKTTSETPAAPVVQSKTPAAPVVESKTPAAPVVESKTPASKTHLPQTDAPPVPVATGKESAQKTELPAPVAPVAPSADAKAPAPENKTTSETPAAPIAESKPSAPEKMTDSKRPAVPVVESKAPAFLSGSLVVQADAVVDRALSQPDIESGSAMLATNIQCLVPDKLCAVDVVDAPIGVSEGTVVQDLRFHGAVSPNDWALQETVHKNCSPFEVSSVEVEFTPENILPGTCETPTDEFYPAEEYFAPFPGIFDSKHMLPICVLPLQEAFDTESVILAPAAPSEEAEAPAAPSEEAEAPAAPSEEAEAPAAPSEEAEAPAAPSEEAEAPAAPSEEAEAPAAPSEEAEAPVIEGHLLIETLAAQPVDDSSVVFHNVAPAISFEDVVQSSLLEVIPTEDAAVSEETPPLDSATPLVLEVPAKEEAPTIGPVEGTAAVTEKLLPCSQSVQDTEIKTTEMAFGETLDMIKPINESGQKSEAYSEGLGKDVMLSPEVTLNEGYEDLNQSLSTDSVNENISNEPKHAGSPVSVPESVGSFSVEESARPASLMMICATSLLMSASATPDNSSDLTPSKDLSFSAASNLCSSPILLANKVEKVSQGSAPELDIQSPAKELTPPPAVPSVPLASVSSPLVSKTPASPPAPVVVEEEELPPLIPAEVPTKEVVFQPVTVDLASPKPPVAAPVKEPILKNDKGSGTESDSDDSPPELEQDTQTSTQQAQLAAAAEIDEEPVSKAKQSRSEKKARKAMSKLGLRQVTGVTRVTIRKSKNILFVITKPDVYKSPASDTYIVFGEAKIEDLSQQAQLAAAEKFKVQGEAVSNIQENTQTPTVQEESEEEEVDETGVEVKDIELVMSQANVSRAKAVRALKNNSNDIVNAIMELTM; encoded by the exons TTCCTAAAGTAGAGACCCCTCCCACTGTCGGTGCTGCTGGAGCCATTGAATCAAAATCACCAG CTCCAGAAAACAAAACTACACCTGAAAGTCCTGCAGCGCCTGTAGTGGAGTCCATAGCTCCAG TTCCAAAAACTGAGTTCCCCGCCCCTGTGGCTCCAGTagagcctgctgctgctgctgctactaaggCTCCAG TTCCAAAAACTGCGCTCCCCGCCCCTGTGGCCCCAGTAgagcctgctgctgctgatgattcTAAGGCTCCAG TTCCAAAAACAGGGCCGCCCACCCCTGTGGCTCCAGTAGAGCCTGCTTCTACTGAGGATCCAG AAACACAGGCTCCACCAGCTGAACTTCCTGCGTTGCCTGCTTCTGATGCCAAGGCGCCAG CCTCAAAAACCAAGCTTCCACCCCCTGAGACCCCTAAAGCTGCCACTAAAGAGTCCAAACCTGAAG CACAAAAGAAAAAGTCCAAGTCTGCTGGCCCTAAAGTCCCTGTTGCTGACTCTAAAGCATCAG CTCCTAAACTAGAGACTTTTCCCACTGTGGTCCCTGCTGAGCCCATTGCTGAATCAAAAGCACCAG CCCCAGAAGACAAAACTACATCTGAAACTCCTGCAGCGCCCGTAGTACAGTCCAaaactcctgcagcacccgtagTAGAGTCCAAAACTCCAG CTTCAAAGACACATCTGCCTCAGACTGATGCTCCTCCGGTGCCTGTGGCTACTGGCAAAGAATCAG CTCAAACAGAGCTGCCCGCCCCTGTGGCCCCAGTAGAGCCTTCTGCTGATGCTAAAGCTCCAG AAACACAGGCTCCACCAGCTGAACTTCCTGCGTTGCCTGCTTCTGATGCCAAGGCGCCAG TCTCAAAAACCAAGCTTCCACCCCCTGAGACCCCTAAAGCTGCCACTAAAGAGTCCAAAACTGAAG CACAAAAGAAAAAGTCCAAGTCTGCTGGCCCTAAAGTCCCTGTTGCGGACTCTAAAGCATCAG CTCCTAAACTAGAGACTGTTCCCACTGTGGTCCCTGCTGAGCCCATTGCTGAATCAAAAGCACCAG CCCCAGAAGACAAAACTACATCTGAAACTCCTGCAGCGCCCGTAGTACAGTCCAAAACTCCTGCAGCGCCCGTAGTAGAGTCCAAAACTCCTGCAGCGCCCGTAGTAGAGTCCAAAACTCCAG CTTCAAAGACACATCTGCCTCAGACTGATGCTCCTCCGGTGCCTGTGGCTACTGGCAAAGAATCAG CTCAAAAAACAGAGCTGCCCGCCCCTGTGGCTCCAGTAGCGCCTTCTGCTGATGCTAAGGCTCCAG CACcagaaaataaaactacatctgaAACTCCTGCAGCGCCCATAGCAGAGTCCAAACCTTCAG CTCCAGAAAAGATGACTGATTCTAAAAGGCCTGCAGTGCCTGTTGTGGAGTCGAAAGCTCCAG CTTTTCTTTCTGGCTCACTGGTTGTACAAGCTGATGCTGTAGTTGATAGAGCTCTGAGCCAGCCTGATATAGAAAGTGGCTCCGCAATGCTTGCTACTAACATTCAGTGTTTAGTGCCTGATAAGTTATGTGCTGTAGATGTAGTAGATGCTCCCATTGGTGTTTCTGAAGGGACTGTAGTTCAGGATTTGAGATTCCATGGTGCGGTTTCTCCAAATGACTGGGCACTACAGGAAACGGTGCACAAAAATTGTTCACCATTTGAGGTGTCATCTGTAGAGGTAGAATTCACACCTGAAAATATATTGCCAGGCACTTGTGAAACTCCTACTGATGAGTTTTACCCAGCAGAGGAATATTTTGCTCCATTTCCAGGGATATTTGATTCAAAGCATATGCTACCAATCTGTGTGCTGCCCTTACAGGAAGCATTTGATACAGAATCAGTGATCTTGGCCCCGGCAGCCCCCTCTGAGGAGGCGGAGGCCCCGGCAGCCCCCTCTGAGGAGGCGGAGGCCCCGGCAGCCCCCTCTGAGGAGGCGGAGGCCCCGGCAGCCCCCTCTGAGGAGGCGGAGGCCCCGGCAGCCCCCTCTGAGGAGGCGGAGGCCCCGGCAGCCCCCTCTGAGGAGGCGGAGGCCCCGGCAGCCCCCTCTGAGGAGGCGGAGGCCCCGGTAATAGAGGGCCATTTACTAATAGAGACCCTAGCTGCTCAACCAGTGGACGACTCTTCTGTAGTGTTCCATAATGTGGCTCCAGCTATTTCCTTTGAAGATGTTGTTCAGTCATCTCTACTTGAGGTGATTCCAACAGAAGACGCTGCTGTTTCTGAGGAGACCCCTCCATTAGACAGTGCAACTCCTCTAGTCCTTGAAGTCCCAGCAAAGGAGGAGGCCCCTACCATTGGGCCTGTGGAGGGTACGGCTGCAGTCACTGAGAAATTGCTTCCTTGTTCCCAGTCTGTACAAGATACTGAGATAAAAACCACGGAAATGGCTTTTGGTGAAACATTAGATATGATAAAACCTATTAATGAATCTGGTCAGAAATCTGAGGCCTATTCTGAGGGGCTAGGAAAGGATGTGATGTTATCCCCTGAGGTAACCTTGAATGAGGGGTATGAGGATTTAAATCAATCTCTTTCTACAGACTCTGTAAATGAAAATATATCCAATGAGCCAAAGCACGCTGGCTCTCCAGTTTCTGTGCCTGAAAGTGTTGGGTCATTTTCTGTGGAGGAATCTGCCCGGCCGGCCTCTCTTATGATGATTTGTGCCACTTCCCTTCTTATGTCTGCTTCCGCTACCCCAGATAACAGTAGTGACCTGACCCCTTCTAAAGACCTTTCATTCTCTGCTGCTTCTAATCTCTGTTCTTCTCCTATTCTTCTAGCTAATAAAGTTGAGAAAGTGTCTCAGGGTTCTGCTCCAGAGCTAGATATCCAAAGTCCTGCAAAAGAGCTAACCCCTCCTCCTGCTGTGCCTTCTGTACCTCTTGCTTCTGTTTCTTCACCTCTTGTCTCAAAAACGCCTGCCTCGCCACCTGCCCCTGTTGTTGTTGAAGAGGAGGAATTGCCCCCTCTGATTCCAGCAGAGGTTCCCACTAAGGAAGTGGTGTTTCAGCCGGTCACGGTGGACCTTGCCTCCCCTAAACCACCTGTAGCTGCTCCTGTGAAGGAGCCAATTCTGAAGAACGACAAGG GGTCTGGGACAGAATCCGACAGTGATGATTCTCCTCCAGAGCTGGAACAGGACACACAAACCTCTACACAGCAGGCACAG ctggcagcagcagcagaaatAGACGAGGAACCTGTCAGCAAAGCAAAACAGAGCAGGAGTGAAAAGAAAGCAAGAAAG GCTATGTCAAAGTTGGGGCTTCGCCAGGTCACCGGAGTTACACGAGTCACTATCCGAAAATCTAAGAACATTTTGTTTGTCATAACAAAGCCAGACGTATACAAGAGCCCAGCATCAGATACCTATATTGTCTTTGGAGAAGCTAAG ATTGAAGATCTCTCACAACAAGCCCAATTGGCTGCTGCAGAAAAGTTCAAGGTACAAGGAGAAGCAGTCTCAAACATACAGGAAAACACACAGACTCCCACAGTACAGGAGGAAAGCGAAGAGGAAGAG gttgatGAGACTGGAGTAGAAGTGAAGGACATTGAACTCGTAATGTCACAAGCTAATGTGTCCAGGGCGAAGGCTGTGCGTGCTCTCAAGAACAACAGCAACGACATTGTAAACGCCATCATG GAGTTGACGATGTGA
- the NACA gene encoding nascent polypeptide-associated complex subunit alpha isoform X18, producing MPGEATETVPVAEQELHQPQAETVPKVETPPTVGAAGAIESKSPAPENKTTPESPAAPVVESIAPVPKTEFPAPVAPVEPAAAAATKAPVPKTALPAPVAPVEPAAADDSKAPVPKTGPPTPVAPVEPASTEDPETQAPPAELPALPASDAKAPAPKLETFPTVVPAEPIAESKAPAPEDKTTSETPAAPVVQSKTPAAPVVESKTPASKTHLPQTDAPPVPVATGKESAQTELPAPVAPVEPSADAKAPETQAPPAELPALPASDAKAPVSKTKLPPPETPKAATKESKTEAQKKKSKSAGPKVPVADSKASAPKLETVPTVVPAEPIAESKAPAPEDKTTSETPAAPVVQSKTPAAPVVESKTPAAPVVESKTPASKTHLPQTDAPPVPVATGKESAQKTELPAPVAPVAPSADAKAPAPENKTTSETPAAPIAESKPSAPEKMTDSKRPAVPVVESKAPAFLSGSLVVQADAVVDRALSQPDIESGSAMLATNIQCLVPDKLCAVDVVDAPIGVSEGTVVQDLRFHGAVSPNDWALQETVHKNCSPFEVSSVEVEFTPENILPGTCETPTDEFYPAEEYFAPFPGIFDSKHMLPICVLPLQEAFDTESVILAPAAPSEEAEAPAAPSEEAEAPAAPSEEAEAPAAPSEEAEAPAAPSEEAEAPAAPSEEAEAPAAPSEEAEAPVIEGHLLIETLAAQPVDDSSVVFHNVAPAISFEDVVQSSLLEVIPTEDAAVSEETPPLDSATPLVLEVPAKEEAPTIGPVEGTAAVTEKLLPCSQSVQDTEIKTTEMAFGETLDMIKPINESGQKSEAYSEGLGKDVMLSPEVTLNEGYEDLNQSLSTDSVNENISNEPKHAGSPVSVPESVGSFSVEESARPASLMMICATSLLMSASATPDNSSDLTPSKDLSFSAASNLCSSPILLANKVEKVSQGSAPELDIQSPAKELTPPPAVPSVPLASVSSPLVSKTPASPPAPVVVEEEELPPLIPAEVPTKEVVFQPVTVDLASPKPPVAAPVKEPILKNDKGSGTESDSDDSPPELEQDTQTSTQQAQLAAAAEIDEEPVSKAKQSRSEKKARKAMSKLGLRQVTGVTRVTIRKSKNILFVITKPDVYKSPASDTYIVFGEAKIEDLSQQAQLAAAEKFKVQGEAVSNIQENTQTPTVQEESEEEEVDETGVEVKDIELVMSQANVSRAKAVRALKNNSNDIVNAIMELTM from the exons TTCCTAAAGTAGAGACCCCTCCCACTGTCGGTGCTGCTGGAGCCATTGAATCAAAATCACCAG CTCCAGAAAACAAAACTACACCTGAAAGTCCTGCAGCGCCTGTAGTGGAGTCCATAGCTCCAG TTCCAAAAACTGAGTTCCCCGCCCCTGTGGCTCCAGTagagcctgctgctgctgctgctactaaggCTCCAG TTCCAAAAACTGCGCTCCCCGCCCCTGTGGCCCCAGTAgagcctgctgctgctgatgattcTAAGGCTCCAG TTCCAAAAACAGGGCCGCCCACCCCTGTGGCTCCAGTAGAGCCTGCTTCTACTGAGGATCCAG AAACACAGGCTCCACCAGCTGAACTTCCTGCGTTGCCTGCTTCTGATGCCAAGGCGCCAG CTCCTAAACTAGAGACTTTTCCCACTGTGGTCCCTGCTGAGCCCATTGCTGAATCAAAAGCACCAG CCCCAGAAGACAAAACTACATCTGAAACTCCTGCAGCGCCCGTAGTACAGTCCAaaactcctgcagcacccgtagTAGAGTCCAAAACTCCAG CTTCAAAGACACATCTGCCTCAGACTGATGCTCCTCCGGTGCCTGTGGCTACTGGCAAAGAATCAG CTCAAACAGAGCTGCCCGCCCCTGTGGCCCCAGTAGAGCCTTCTGCTGATGCTAAAGCTCCAG AAACACAGGCTCCACCAGCTGAACTTCCTGCGTTGCCTGCTTCTGATGCCAAGGCGCCAG TCTCAAAAACCAAGCTTCCACCCCCTGAGACCCCTAAAGCTGCCACTAAAGAGTCCAAAACTGAAG CACAAAAGAAAAAGTCCAAGTCTGCTGGCCCTAAAGTCCCTGTTGCGGACTCTAAAGCATCAG CTCCTAAACTAGAGACTGTTCCCACTGTGGTCCCTGCTGAGCCCATTGCTGAATCAAAAGCACCAG CCCCAGAAGACAAAACTACATCTGAAACTCCTGCAGCGCCCGTAGTACAGTCCAAAACTCCTGCAGCGCCCGTAGTAGAGTCCAAAACTCCTGCAGCGCCCGTAGTAGAGTCCAAAACTCCAG CTTCAAAGACACATCTGCCTCAGACTGATGCTCCTCCGGTGCCTGTGGCTACTGGCAAAGAATCAG CTCAAAAAACAGAGCTGCCCGCCCCTGTGGCTCCAGTAGCGCCTTCTGCTGATGCTAAGGCTCCAG CACcagaaaataaaactacatctgaAACTCCTGCAGCGCCCATAGCAGAGTCCAAACCTTCAG CTCCAGAAAAGATGACTGATTCTAAAAGGCCTGCAGTGCCTGTTGTGGAGTCGAAAGCTCCAG CTTTTCTTTCTGGCTCACTGGTTGTACAAGCTGATGCTGTAGTTGATAGAGCTCTGAGCCAGCCTGATATAGAAAGTGGCTCCGCAATGCTTGCTACTAACATTCAGTGTTTAGTGCCTGATAAGTTATGTGCTGTAGATGTAGTAGATGCTCCCATTGGTGTTTCTGAAGGGACTGTAGTTCAGGATTTGAGATTCCATGGTGCGGTTTCTCCAAATGACTGGGCACTACAGGAAACGGTGCACAAAAATTGTTCACCATTTGAGGTGTCATCTGTAGAGGTAGAATTCACACCTGAAAATATATTGCCAGGCACTTGTGAAACTCCTACTGATGAGTTTTACCCAGCAGAGGAATATTTTGCTCCATTTCCAGGGATATTTGATTCAAAGCATATGCTACCAATCTGTGTGCTGCCCTTACAGGAAGCATTTGATACAGAATCAGTGATCTTGGCCCCGGCAGCCCCCTCTGAGGAGGCGGAGGCCCCGGCAGCCCCCTCTGAGGAGGCGGAGGCCCCGGCAGCCCCCTCTGAGGAGGCGGAGGCCCCGGCAGCCCCCTCTGAGGAGGCGGAGGCCCCGGCAGCCCCCTCTGAGGAGGCGGAGGCCCCGGCAGCCCCCTCTGAGGAGGCGGAGGCCCCGGCAGCCCCCTCTGAGGAGGCGGAGGCCCCGGTAATAGAGGGCCATTTACTAATAGAGACCCTAGCTGCTCAACCAGTGGACGACTCTTCTGTAGTGTTCCATAATGTGGCTCCAGCTATTTCCTTTGAAGATGTTGTTCAGTCATCTCTACTTGAGGTGATTCCAACAGAAGACGCTGCTGTTTCTGAGGAGACCCCTCCATTAGACAGTGCAACTCCTCTAGTCCTTGAAGTCCCAGCAAAGGAGGAGGCCCCTACCATTGGGCCTGTGGAGGGTACGGCTGCAGTCACTGAGAAATTGCTTCCTTGTTCCCAGTCTGTACAAGATACTGAGATAAAAACCACGGAAATGGCTTTTGGTGAAACATTAGATATGATAAAACCTATTAATGAATCTGGTCAGAAATCTGAGGCCTATTCTGAGGGGCTAGGAAAGGATGTGATGTTATCCCCTGAGGTAACCTTGAATGAGGGGTATGAGGATTTAAATCAATCTCTTTCTACAGACTCTGTAAATGAAAATATATCCAATGAGCCAAAGCACGCTGGCTCTCCAGTTTCTGTGCCTGAAAGTGTTGGGTCATTTTCTGTGGAGGAATCTGCCCGGCCGGCCTCTCTTATGATGATTTGTGCCACTTCCCTTCTTATGTCTGCTTCCGCTACCCCAGATAACAGTAGTGACCTGACCCCTTCTAAAGACCTTTCATTCTCTGCTGCTTCTAATCTCTGTTCTTCTCCTATTCTTCTAGCTAATAAAGTTGAGAAAGTGTCTCAGGGTTCTGCTCCAGAGCTAGATATCCAAAGTCCTGCAAAAGAGCTAACCCCTCCTCCTGCTGTGCCTTCTGTACCTCTTGCTTCTGTTTCTTCACCTCTTGTCTCAAAAACGCCTGCCTCGCCACCTGCCCCTGTTGTTGTTGAAGAGGAGGAATTGCCCCCTCTGATTCCAGCAGAGGTTCCCACTAAGGAAGTGGTGTTTCAGCCGGTCACGGTGGACCTTGCCTCCCCTAAACCACCTGTAGCTGCTCCTGTGAAGGAGCCAATTCTGAAGAACGACAAGG GGTCTGGGACAGAATCCGACAGTGATGATTCTCCTCCAGAGCTGGAACAGGACACACAAACCTCTACACAGCAGGCACAG ctggcagcagcagcagaaatAGACGAGGAACCTGTCAGCAAAGCAAAACAGAGCAGGAGTGAAAAGAAAGCAAGAAAG GCTATGTCAAAGTTGGGGCTTCGCCAGGTCACCGGAGTTACACGAGTCACTATCCGAAAATCTAAGAACATTTTGTTTGTCATAACAAAGCCAGACGTATACAAGAGCCCAGCATCAGATACCTATATTGTCTTTGGAGAAGCTAAG ATTGAAGATCTCTCACAACAAGCCCAATTGGCTGCTGCAGAAAAGTTCAAGGTACAAGGAGAAGCAGTCTCAAACATACAGGAAAACACACAGACTCCCACAGTACAGGAGGAAAGCGAAGAGGAAGAG gttgatGAGACTGGAGTAGAAGTGAAGGACATTGAACTCGTAATGTCACAAGCTAATGTGTCCAGGGCGAAGGCTGTGCGTGCTCTCAAGAACAACAGCAACGACATTGTAAACGCCATCATG GAGTTGACGATGTGA
- the NACA gene encoding nascent polypeptide-associated complex subunit alpha isoform X35, whose protein sequence is MPGEATETVPVAEQELHQPQAETVPKVETPPTVGAAGAIESKSPAPENKTTPESPAAPVVESIAPVPKTEFPAPVAPVEPAAAAATKAPVPKTALPAPVAPVEPAAADDSKAPVPKTGPPTPVAPVEPASTEDPENKNKPESPAVPVVESKPSETQAPPAELPALPASDAKAPASKTKLPPPETPKAATKESKPEAQKKKSKSAGPKVPVADSKASAPKLETFPTVVPAEPIAESKAPAPEDKTTSETPAAPVVQSKTPAAPVVESKTPASKTHLPQTDAPPVPVATGKESAQTELPAPVAPVEPSADAKAPETQAPPAELPALPASDAKAPVSKTKLPPPETPKAATKESKTEAQKKKSKSAGPKVPVADSKASAPKLETVPTVVPAEPIAESKAPAPEDKTTSETPAAPVVQSKTPAAPVVESKTPAAPVVESKTPASKTHLPQTDAPPVPVATGKESAQKTELPAPVAPVAPSADAKAPAPENKTTSETPAAPIAESKPSANKVEKVSQGSAPELDIQSPAKELTPPPAVPSVPLASVSSPLVSKTPASPPAPVVVEEEELPPLIPAEVPTKEVVFQPVTVDLASPKPPVAAPVKEPILKNDKGSGTESDSDDSPPELEQDTQTSTQQAQLAAAAEIDEEPVSKAKQSRSEKKARKAMSKLGLRQVTGVTRVTIRKSKNILFVITKPDVYKSPASDTYIVFGEAKIEDLSQQAQLAAAEKFKVQGEAVSNIQENTQTPTVQEESEEEEVDETGVEVKDIELVMSQANVSRAKAVRALKNNSNDIVNAIMELTM, encoded by the exons TTCCTAAAGTAGAGACCCCTCCCACTGTCGGTGCTGCTGGAGCCATTGAATCAAAATCACCAG CTCCAGAAAACAAAACTACACCTGAAAGTCCTGCAGCGCCTGTAGTGGAGTCCATAGCTCCAG TTCCAAAAACTGAGTTCCCCGCCCCTGTGGCTCCAGTagagcctgctgctgctgctgctactaaggCTCCAG TTCCAAAAACTGCGCTCCCCGCCCCTGTGGCCCCAGTAgagcctgctgctgctgatgattcTAAGGCTCCAG TTCCAAAAACAGGGCCGCCCACCCCTGTGGCTCCAGTAGAGCCTGCTTCTACTGAGGATCCAG aaaacaaaaataaacctgaAAGTCCTGCAGTGCCTGTAGTGGAGTCCAAACCTTCAG AAACACAGGCTCCACCAGCTGAACTTCCTGCGTTGCCTGCTTCTGATGCCAAGGCGCCAG CCTCAAAAACCAAGCTTCCACCCCCTGAGACCCCTAAAGCTGCCACTAAAGAGTCCAAACCTGAAG CACAAAAGAAAAAGTCCAAGTCTGCTGGCCCTAAAGTCCCTGTTGCTGACTCTAAAGCATCAG CTCCTAAACTAGAGACTTTTCCCACTGTGGTCCCTGCTGAGCCCATTGCTGAATCAAAAGCACCAG CCCCAGAAGACAAAACTACATCTGAAACTCCTGCAGCGCCCGTAGTACAGTCCAaaactcctgcagcacccgtagTAGAGTCCAAAACTCCAG CTTCAAAGACACATCTGCCTCAGACTGATGCTCCTCCGGTGCCTGTGGCTACTGGCAAAGAATCAG CTCAAACAGAGCTGCCCGCCCCTGTGGCCCCAGTAGAGCCTTCTGCTGATGCTAAAGCTCCAG AAACACAGGCTCCACCAGCTGAACTTCCTGCGTTGCCTGCTTCTGATGCCAAGGCGCCAG TCTCAAAAACCAAGCTTCCACCCCCTGAGACCCCTAAAGCTGCCACTAAAGAGTCCAAAACTGAAG CACAAAAGAAAAAGTCCAAGTCTGCTGGCCCTAAAGTCCCTGTTGCGGACTCTAAAGCATCAG CTCCTAAACTAGAGACTGTTCCCACTGTGGTCCCTGCTGAGCCCATTGCTGAATCAAAAGCACCAG CCCCAGAAGACAAAACTACATCTGAAACTCCTGCAGCGCCCGTAGTACAGTCCAAAACTCCTGCAGCGCCCGTAGTAGAGTCCAAAACTCCTGCAGCGCCCGTAGTAGAGTCCAAAACTCCAG CTTCAAAGACACATCTGCCTCAGACTGATGCTCCTCCGGTGCCTGTGGCTACTGGCAAAGAATCAG CTCAAAAAACAGAGCTGCCCGCCCCTGTGGCTCCAGTAGCGCCTTCTGCTGATGCTAAGGCTCCAG CACcagaaaataaaactacatctgaAACTCCTGCAGCGCCCATAGCAGAGTCCAAACCTTCAG CTAATAAAGTTGAGAAAGTGTCTCAGGGTTCTGCTCCAGAGCTAGATATCCAAAGTCCTGCAAAAGAGCTAACCCCTCCTCCTGCTGTGCCTTCTGTACCTCTTGCTTCTGTTTCTTCACCTCTTGTCTCAAAAACGCCTGCCTCGCCACCTGCCCCTGTTGTTGTTGAAGAGGAGGAATTGCCCCCTCTGATTCCAGCAGAGGTTCCCACTAAGGAAGTGGTGTTTCAGCCGGTCACGGTGGACCTTGCCTCCCCTAAACCACCTGTAGCTGCTCCTGTGAAGGAGCCAATTCTGAAGAACGACAAGG GGTCTGGGACAGAATCCGACAGTGATGATTCTCCTCCAGAGCTGGAACAGGACACACAAACCTCTACACAGCAGGCACAG ctggcagcagcagcagaaatAGACGAGGAACCTGTCAGCAAAGCAAAACAGAGCAGGAGTGAAAAGAAAGCAAGAAAG GCTATGTCAAAGTTGGGGCTTCGCCAGGTCACCGGAGTTACACGAGTCACTATCCGAAAATCTAAGAACATTTTGTTTGTCATAACAAAGCCAGACGTATACAAGAGCCCAGCATCAGATACCTATATTGTCTTTGGAGAAGCTAAG ATTGAAGATCTCTCACAACAAGCCCAATTGGCTGCTGCAGAAAAGTTCAAGGTACAAGGAGAAGCAGTCTCAAACATACAGGAAAACACACAGACTCCCACAGTACAGGAGGAAAGCGAAGAGGAAGAG gttgatGAGACTGGAGTAGAAGTGAAGGACATTGAACTCGTAATGTCACAAGCTAATGTGTCCAGGGCGAAGGCTGTGCGTGCTCTCAAGAACAACAGCAACGACATTGTAAACGCCATCATG GAGTTGACGATGTGA